The following DNA comes from Alphaproteobacteria bacterium HT1-32.
GGCATAGCCGAGGGCGGCTGTCTTGTCTTTCAGGTCATCGGCAGGGGATGGCGCCTGTGCGGCAGGGGCCGGGTCTTCCTGTGGTTTGGCGAATGTGCCTTTTGATGCTTTGTCGACCTGATCGACAATGGCATCGGCCAGCACATCGACATTCTGGCGGAAGTTGCCGACATCACCGGCATTCACCGGATAGTACAGCTCGCCGACATTCGGATAGTTGCTGAGGGTCCGGTACTGCGCCTCTGCCTTCGCGTGGTCCTTCGCACCCTGCGGTGTTTTCAGATGCACGACATAAGTCGCAATGAACTTCTCCAGCGCCTTTTCGCGGACTTCGCCCGGGCCAAGGCCCGTCGAGGAAAAGCGATGCGAGGCATTGCGCGAACTGGCATCGGTAATCATCACGATATAGCGGCCGCCAAATTCCTGCCAGTTGACCTGGTCAATGGCGTCCATCATCCCGGCGAAACCGTCTTCCTCGAAGGTGCGTGTGCTGACATCTGACGGCTTCAGGCTGCTGGCGAGATCCAGAAATGCCTCCCGGTCATTTACCGCCTGCGGGTCAACGAAGATCTTCGAGAGGTAATCAAGGCCCTGCACGGCTGAGGGATCGTCCCGGTAGCCAACCAGACCGAACCGCATCTTGTCGGCCAGTCCGGCGGAACTGATCCGGTCATAGACCTGGGCAACAGCGGCTCGTGCCTCGTCGATATAGGGACCCATGGAGGTCGAGGCGTCGATAACGAACACAAGTGCTGCCGTGAAATCCTTCAGCTTCGGATTGGCGCGCTGTTTCATTTGCGGGGTGGCAGGCGGTGTGTCGGCGACTTTTGTGTCTTCCTGTGCCGTTACCGAAGCAACCTCGACACTTTTCACCCGGAAACCGGACGACAGGGCAGTTTCCCGCGCCTGCAGGATGGGCAGCAGATAGAACTGCTTGCGGATATCGATGAATTCTTCCGGCTCAACCGCAATGATGTCGGCTTCCGGTGACAGACCGGCGGTGGCGATTGTCTGGCGAACATCAGACAGTTTCTTGGCCAGATCGTCGGCTTCGACCATATCCAGCATGGCGTTTTCATCGCGGAAGAACAAAGCGCGGTCACGGCCTGCCGGATTGGCAAAGGTCAGAACCAGCGCCTGTTTCCAGTCGATGGTGGCCTCCTTGCGGACCCAGCCGGAAATACGGCCACTGCTGTTTGTACCGACTTCGACAAATTCGGTTCCGGCTTCGTTGGTCAGCCGGTCATAGGCATAGAAAATCGACAGCGGCGGCAGTTTCTTCAGGGCCTTGCCGCCGGGCTGTTCCAGCAGTTCTGTTCCGGGGCGGGTAAGCACGCGCTGGAACAGGTTTTGCTTGCCTTCCATCAGCAGCGGCTTGCGGTCCTGTGCCGTGGCCGGAGCAGTAAAAGTGAATGTGGTCATCAGGATGGCGATGATTGCCGACCTGACCATTCCGGAAAAAAGACTTCTCATTTTCGGCTCCTAATTCGAGACGCCGAGTTTCTGCAGCGCGTTGATGGCGTCCGCATTGCCCTGTTTCGCAGCACGTTGCAACCATACCACACCCTGTTCGGCATCATTCGGACCGCTGGTCGCCCCGGACATCATCAGCTGACCGAGGGCATACTGGCCTGCCGGATCACCCGCTTCAGCGGCTTTCAGGTAATAGGTCACGGCCTGATCAGCACTGGGTGAGGGAAAGGGTGATGTTTCCGGCTTGTGGCTGGCCGGATCATACATGCGGCCAATCGCGGTCGCCGCTTCCGGCTCGTTGCGGCGGTCGGCATAACGATAGATCAGCAATGCCAGGTCGGGCTTTCCGGCCTTGAGGAATTCAGCAGCTTTGGCTGTTGCTGCGGCACCGTCCGGATTGGTGGCGATAAATGCCTGCATGGAATCCTGTGTATAGGCGGGGCCGCTGTCTGCGATAATGTCATCGCCAAAAGGAATCAGACCGGCAAACCAGGCATAACCAGCTCCGCCCAGGAACAGCAGAAGTACCGCCAGAATCAACCATTTCGTCCGGCCGCCTGAAGCCGGTGCCTCTTCCTCCGGATCAATGATCGGACCCGGCGGGGGAGGCGGCGGAGGCGGAGGTGGTGGGGGAGGCGGCGGCGGAGCAACCGGTTGCGATGTGTCGGTTGCTTCACCGGCTGTATTGGCACCGGGCAGGATAATTTTCGGCCAGGCAATTCGGGTGCGATTGGCCGGTTTCAGGTCGCTTCCGGCATCCCGCAGTCTGATTTCCACTGTCGTTACAGCACTCAGCGGTACTGTCATCTCCGGGCCGGCCATACCGGTCAGAACAGCATCCTGCCGGTTTGATATCTCCAGCGGGAGCCAGGCTTCATCTTCCTGCCAGTCACGTTCTCCGAGGAAGGGGCGGTTCTCGCCACCGCGCCGGAAACAGATTTCAACGGGTGCGTCGGCTGACAAATCAGCGCCAGTGATTTCCAGTCGGCACCAGCCATCCGGATCAAGGTTCTGGTCCTGCCATGCGCGAATCCTGAGCATAATCAGGCGCCCCCCAGCCGGTCATCAATATGCGCCTGTTTCAGAATCTGGCCCAAAGCTCCGTTCTGTTCGTCAGAGATGTCCCGTCCTGTCGCCACACCCATATTGTCGACACCGGCCTGAACCAGTGCGGCCAGCCAGTCCTGTGTATATTCCGCAGCCAGCCGCCGGGGCTGACTGTCGAGGGTTGGCAGGCCACTGAAGTCCGGCGGCGGCAGGAACGCTTTCCGGCGTTCCGGTTGCGGCGCAGGTGGCACCTGTGGCCGGTCGCCCGGTTTCATCGCGCTGTAGCCGAAGCTTGCGACGATCTGGTTGATAGTGTTCGCGGCAACACAGGCGGCTCTGGCCGATGTGGTTTCCCAGTCAGAGGATCCGATTGCGGCCTGCTTGCGTACATCAGCGGCGATCCGACCGATGACATCTTCCCGCTGTGCCGTGGCAATCAGTTCCTGTGCCAGCAGGTCAGCGGTATCGCCGTCCAGCCCGCGGCGGAGCGGATGGGTGGGGTCAGCGGCAAATTCGCGCACATTGCGAATCCAGTGTTGCAGGGACAGTTCGGCAAAGCGTTCACTGCGGTCCCGTCTGGCGGACACCGAGGACGAGCTTTCCGGTGCAGAATCGAAGTCATCGAAAATGCTGCCACCACCGGCTGCCGGGGCGTTGTCTTCTTCCGCATCTTCCTCGGACATGCTGGCGACGGTAAAATACAGGCCGCGCAGGGCATCTTCCTCGGCGCTGAAAGCCCGCAGGAGATGACCAAAAGCACGAAACCCGTCTTTTGAGACAGATCGCCCGGCATTCTCAGCCGCTTTCATCGCCGCCTGAATTTTCTCTTCGCGGGAACCGGAGGCGCCGGCGTCGTAGAAACGTTCAAACCCGTCCGTCAGGTGGGCAGCCTGTGTCAGCAGACGCCCCCGGACCTGCTCTTCCTTGATCTTTGGATCAGAGACACCGGCAATTTTCTGCACGATCAGTGAGACACCGCCATCATTCAGCAACAACAGGGCATCGAAGGCAGCCTCCGCATCGTCGAAATACCGTGTAACCCGCTCATCGGCCAGCAGGTGGCCACGAATTTCGTTCAGGCGGGGCTTGATGTCGTCGGCGTAATCTTCCTCTGTCAGAGGTTCTGCCCGGACCCGCTGTCCATCGCGCTCTTCCATTTTGTAGCGCACGAGATGGGTCTGCTCGATGCCCGGATTGCGCAGCCAGAGAGTATTGGTGAAGGGATTGCCGTCCCAGTCATCCAGCCAGCCATCGCGGCTGTAGAGTTCGATCATCGAGGCGAAGATACGACGGTACCACTTGCCCTTGCGGGAGTCCTCGTCCTCGCCTTCCTTGGTGATAAAATCTGCGTCTGATTTGGTCAGCACGAAAAACAGGGCATTGCGCTGCTGTTTGCGTTCATCCGCTGTTTCACCGTGCGTCGACCAGATCCAGTCGCGCACCAGCGGCCCGAGATCTTTTACCTCGGCATTGCTGCCGGCCATGCAGAGCAGCATGGAGGTGATTTCCCGTTCCTCGGAATAACGCTGGAACAGGACAGCGACCTTGCCGCGGATGAACAGTTCACGCGGGCGCTTTGCCAGATCTTCGGCATCCTCTGCCCGTTCGGCGATATCACGATATTTTTCCCGCGACCGGGCGCCGGGGAAATCCAGCAGGTCGGTGGTATCGAACAGCGGCCATGTCTTGTTTTTCATGGTGATCCGCAACTCGGCAACCAGGGCACAGAGCACGGCCCGCGGCAGGTCAGCGGTCTTCGCCCCCTGAACCTTTACCCGGTCCTGCTGGTCGGCGGCGGTACCCAGTTCCAGCTTGATCCGGTCAACATCAATGATGCTGCGTTCGCGGGGTGTCAGGGCCTCAATCGCGGCATGAGCTTCCGGCGGATAGCCCAGCGCATCAAGGGCCTCGACCAGACTGATGAACAGCGCCGTGAATTCCTCAATACCACCCCACAGAACGCTGAACAGCCGGGCACGGTCCTGAATGCCGAGTTCGCATGCATGGGCAAAGGCAAAATCCCAGTAGCCGGAAGGTTGCAGGAAGGTCAGGCGTTTGGAGAAGTTCCGCGCCATATATTCCTTCAGGTCGAAGATCATCAGTTCCGCAAGGTGCGGCAGAGCAGGGTTTTTCGGCGCCTTGCGCAGTTCGTTCAGAAGGGTGTGGGTCTCGGCCTCACCCGGCGGATCGAAATCCAGATTGTTGGCGTCGAAATCCAGCAGGAAACTGTTGGCAAAAATCCGCACCAGATCGGTTTCGGACAACAGGCGGAGGGAAACCGGGAATCCGTCTGGTGTTGCTTCGGGAACGGTGGTGAACCGGGTTACCAGTCCGGTCGATTCCTTGTCGCCGGGCGGGTTGATTTCGCGCAGGAAGTCCATCGCACGGCCACCGATATCGGCAACCAGCCGTTCATCCTCGCCGCCGGCTTCTGCCGGTTTCTTGCAAAGACGCGAGACCAGATAGGATTTCCCGGCCTGACTGGGACCGAAGATACCGACGCACATGCGACGGGATGCAGCGTTCTGCAGTTTCCGGGCAGCGTTTTCCACGCGGCGGGACAGATCGATCAGCGCCGGGGATTCGGAATTGATCCGGCTGGAATCGGCGGCAACGTCGCGCACCCAGCCACGCGCATCACCGGCGGCAGAGGACAGATCCCCGGCAGCCGTTGTCAGCGCGGCGGAATCAGCTCCGCCGGAGGATGCCTGTGTCGAGCCAGTAACCATCACCATCACTCAGGGTTTGCAGTTTCAGGGTCAGCGCGGATTTGGCACTGCGGCCATCGGAATCACGTGCTTCGTCAATCATCATCGCTTCGGTCATCTGTTCGCCATTACGCGAACGCCCCCGTTTCAGGGTTACCTGTATCGGGGTTTTCGGATGCAGTCGGCGGCGGTCTTCTTCACTCCGGTAATCAAGAGTGTAGAGCCGTGTCGCGGGCCACCAGGCATTGGGGAACTGGCGGAAGCCAAGGGCGGTGACGCCCCGGAATTCAAACCCGCCTTCCGGCATGTCCTGTTCCGCATCTTCCAGATCGATATTGGCGTAATAGGTGTCTTCTTCGGGAATGCGTCCGGCACCGTCCAGCTTGCCGATATAGCGGGCGGTTGATTTCGGATTGCGGATCTTGTCCGACCGGAAGTTGAAATCCTGAATGCCACCTTCGGCCAGCGCGCAGATCATCGCACCAACCGCTGCCGTGGTTTTCGGATCGTCAATCCGGGCTTCGTGATCGCGGAACGGATACCAGTGTCCGGCGCGGAAGCGGTGCAATGGTACAATCCGCCCGACCATCATCGGCAGGGCCTCTTCCAGACTGGCACGCACCATCGGCAGCCGCGACGGCCTGCCGGAGACCAGCATCAGATCACAGCGGTAACGCCAGGATATCTCTGCCATTACATCAAGGATCGGTTGCAGGACGCTGCGGGCTGTCTGTTCCAGCGCATCAAGATCGACCGGGAAGGTGACCTGACGCAGGTCGAAACCGGAACCACCGCGTTTCTCAACCTCATTGTTCAGATGGTTGACCACATCATCTGACGGGCCACCATTGGTGAAGATGTCATCGAAGCCGAGCGTGGTGGTGGCATCGCTGCCGGATTCACGTTCGGCCTCGTAATGTGACAGCAGGCACAGTGCCACCGGTGTCGCGACCTGCAGGGCAAA
Coding sequences within:
- a CDS encoding VWA domain-containing protein, whose product is MRSLFSGMVRSAIIAILMTTFTFTAPATAQDRKPLLMEGKQNLFQRVLTRPGTELLEQPGGKALKKLPPLSIFYAYDRLTNEAGTEFVEVGTNSSGRISGWVRKEATIDWKQALVLTFANPAGRDRALFFRDENAMLDMVEADDLAKKLSDVRQTIATAGLSPEADIIAVEPEEFIDIRKQFYLLPILQARETALSSGFRVKSVEVASVTAQEDTKVADTPPATPQMKQRANPKLKDFTAALVFVIDASTSMGPYIDEARAAVAQVYDRISSAGLADKMRFGLVGYRDDPSAVQGLDYLSKIFVDPQAVNDREAFLDLASSLKPSDVSTRTFEEDGFAGMMDAIDQVNWQEFGGRYIVMITDASSRNASHRFSSTGLGPGEVREKALEKFIATYVVHLKTPQGAKDHAKAEAQYRTLSNYPNVGELYYPVNAGDVGNFRQNVDVLADAIVDQVDKASKGTFAKPQEDPAPAAQAPSPADDLKDKTAALGYAMQLVYLGSQSGVQAPDMLQAWAIDRDLADPTKQALQVRLLLTKNQLSDLQTALRQIVDVGIATEISRDKFFDQLKSAAAVLSRDPTQVGKAGQTNLQELGLMGEYLEDLPYQSRVLALSEEMWNRWSIGEQVAFLDDLSAKVRLYQSFHDDVDNWVTLDEGAAPGDAVYPVPLSALP
- a CDS encoding virulence factor — translated: MVMVTGSTQASSGGADSAALTTAAGDLSSAAGDARGWVRDVAADSSRINSESPALIDLSRRVENAARKLQNAASRRMCVGIFGPSQAGKSYLVSRLCKKPAEAGGEDERLVADIGGRAMDFLREINPPGDKESTGLVTRFTTVPEATPDGFPVSLRLLSETDLVRIFANSFLLDFDANNLDFDPPGEAETHTLLNELRKAPKNPALPHLAELMIFDLKEYMARNFSKRLTFLQPSGYWDFAFAHACELGIQDRARLFSVLWGGIEEFTALFISLVEALDALGYPPEAHAAIEALTPRERSIIDVDRIKLELGTAADQQDRVKVQGAKTADLPRAVLCALVAELRITMKNKTWPLFDTTDLLDFPGARSREKYRDIAERAEDAEDLAKRPRELFIRGKVAVLFQRYSEEREITSMLLCMAGSNAEVKDLGPLVRDWIWSTHGETADERKQQRNALFFVLTKSDADFITKEGEDEDSRKGKWYRRIFASMIELYSRDGWLDDWDGNPFTNTLWLRNPGIEQTHLVRYKMEERDGQRVRAEPLTEEDYADDIKPRLNEIRGHLLADERVTRYFDDAEAAFDALLLLNDGGVSLIVQKIAGVSDPKIKEEQVRGRLLTQAAHLTDGFERFYDAGASGSREEKIQAAMKAAENAGRSVSKDGFRAFGHLLRAFSAEEDALRGLYFTVASMSEEDAEEDNAPAAGGGSIFDDFDSAPESSSSVSARRDRSERFAELSLQHWIRNVREFAADPTHPLRRGLDGDTADLLAQELIATAQREDVIGRIAADVRKQAAIGSSDWETTSARAACVAANTINQIVASFGYSAMKPGDRPQVPPAPQPERRKAFLPPPDFSGLPTLDSQPRRLAAEYTQDWLAALVQAGVDNMGVATGRDISDEQNGALGQILKQAHIDDRLGGA